In Seonamhaeicola sp. S2-3, the genomic window ATATATTTAGAAGCTTTTATAAAAGCATTTTTTAATTCTGTGAATTGGACATGGAATTCAATAATTTTTAATGTGCCTTGGTACAATAATTTCTTTTGGGGTTTAATTGTTATTTCAATAGCTGTATGGCTGCTTGAAATTGCATTTCCTTGGAGAGAGGAACAAGCTATTTTTAGAAAAGATTTTTGGCTAGATGGGTTTTATATGTTTTTCAACTTTTTCATTTTTACTATTATTATAAGTGGGGTTTATGGTATTTTAGAAATATTATTTTCCAAAATAGGCCTTACAATGGCATCTTTTCAATTAATAGACCTTGCTTCTTTACCAGTTTTTTTAGAGTTACTTATTTTCTTTTTAATCTTAGATTTTGTGCAGTGGTTTACCCACGTTATGTTACATAGGTTTGAGTTTCTTTGGCGGTTTCATAAAGTACACCACTCTGTAAAAGAAATGGGATTTGCGGCGCATTTACGTTACCATTGGATGGAGAATGTTTTATACAAACCTTTAAAAGTATTTGCTGTAATGTTAATTGGTGGTTTTGAACCCCAACAGGCATTCATTATTCACTTTGTAGCTATTTCAATTGGGCATTTAAACCATGCTAACATAAAGTTAACTTATGGTCCGTTAAAGTATATTTTTAATAATCCTGTAATGCATTTATATCACCATGCTTACACGTTACCTAAATCGCATAAACATGGTGTAAATTTTGGAATTAGTCTCAGCCTGTGGGATTACATTTTTAAAACCAACTACGTACCAGAAAATAGTGGTAAAATTAAATTAGGCTATTCTGATGATTATAAGATGCCTAAAAGCTTTTTAGGACAACTTTTTTATGGTTTTAGAAAAAAAGACTAAGTGTTTTACCTTTTTTCAGCTTCAGAAAGTATAAAAGAGCTACGCTTCTATAAGGGGCTTTAATAAATCCTTATAAATAAATTATAAACTAGTGCGCGTATCGCTTAGAACCTTTCCATAGTGTATCATTAGAATATTTAAAGTTAATATATCTTCTGGAAGGTAATAGGTTTTCTTGAGTAAGGTTATTTAAATGGTTTGATATCTTAATAACTGTTCGCATTTTATTTTGATTGATTAATTGATTGTTTTTTTTTAAAGACGCTACTTATCTGTAACGTCTTTTACTGTTCCAATGGTTACTTTTAGTGTTACCTAAAGTTCCTGAAATTTGATTGTTGTTTAAAGTTCTCATAATTGTTTGTTTTTTTATTGATTATACCAAGTAGACGACCATGAATTAAATTTGTTACAGTACTATGTATAACAAAGTAGTAATTTAACAGATTTTAACAATTTTACATGCATAAACAGGGTAGAAGTGACGTTTAAAATAAGCTTAGGAATGGTTTTTGTGTTAAATGAATACAAATATTTATTAGTTTTTAAGAGAATAAAATATCTTTGAAACGTTATTGATGATAGATTATCATTGTTATGAATCCAAAACATTTAAAAACATATTTATCAATTTTTGTTGTATTAGTTTTTTCAATGTCAATGTTTGCTCAAATTGATTCAAAGAAAAAAACAGTATTAATACAAGCTGAAGAAAATGAAAATGACTCTTTAGATGCTTCTCCAACTATACCTTCTAAACCGCTTTTTAGTGGTGATTTGGGTGGATTAGGTACACCAAAGGAAACACCAAGTTTAAAAATGCCCAAAAAGGAGTTCTCTATGTTTGAGCAAGAAGAATTTGGTAATCCCGGAGAATTATATGTTGACAGATTAAAAAAACATGAAAATAGTATTAAACAGTCTGAAGGTTTAGGAACCAAGGGTAGTAAAGTTGATGTGTTTTTTGGAAACCATCGTACCAAGTCTAAGCATGTACGTGTTTTATATAGAGATTATGGCTTAGAAGATGGTGATTTAGTAAGAGTTTCTGTAAATGATGAAATTATAGAGTACAGAGTGTCTTTAACCAACTCATTTAAAGGTTTTAAAATAGAACTAAAAGAAGGCATTAATGTTATAGAATTTTTAGCTATAAACGAAGGTTATGCACTTCCAAACACAGCACATTTTAGAATAGTTGATGATAATAATAACCTTGTAGCTTCAGATCTTTGGGCTTTATCTGTAAATGTTAAAGGAACAGTACATGTAATTAAAGAATAATTTAACTTACAATTTTATCAATTAAATTAAGTTCTTCTGTAGAAAATTCTAAATTATCTAAAGCTTTTAAATTTTCTTTTAATTGATTAGCCGAACTTGCTCCTAAAAGTACCGATGCTACTTGTGGTTGCCTTAAAATCCAACCAATGGCCATTTGAGATAATTTTTGACCACGCTCTTGTGCAATAGTATTTAGTTTTACAATCTTTTCAAGGTTGCTGTTTACAGTATCACTATTTAAATAAGACATGTTTTTAGAAGCTCTAGAACCCGCTGGTATGCCTTTTAAATACTTATCGGTTAACATGCCTTGTGCTAATGGTGAAAAAGCAATACAGCCCACACCATTCTTATCAAGAGTATCTAAAAGTCCGTTTTCAACCCAACGGTCAAATATAGAATAGCGCGCTTGATGTAAAATAAAAGGCACATTTAAATTTTTAAGAATAATAGCAGCTTCTTGAGTTTCTTTAGGCTGGTAATTAGAAATACCAACGTACAAAGCTTTTCCTTGACGAACAATATCGGCTAAAGCTCCCATAGTTTCTTCTAAAGGGGTATCAGGGTCTGGTCTGTGGTGATAAAAAATATCAACATAATCTAATCCCATTCGTTTTAAACTTTGGTCTAAACTTGCAATTAGGTATTTTCTTGAGCCCCAGTTGCCGTAAGGCCCCGGCCACATATCAAAACCTGCTTTTGTAGCTATAAACAATTCGTCTCTATAACTCTTAAAATCTTGTTTAAAAATAGTGCCAAAATTTTCTTCTGCTGAACCATATGGTGGACCGTAATTGTTAGCCAAATCAAAGTGAGTAATACCTAAATTAAAGGCACAACGCATAATTTCTCTAGCGTTTTGAAGACTGTCTATAAACCCAAAATTATGCCATAACCCCAAAGAAATGGCAGGGAGTAATACACCGCTTTTTCCTGTACGGTTGTATTTCATGGTGTTATATCTGTTTTGTGATGCTTTGTATTCTGTTACACCAGATTTATCGTTGATTTGCATAACTTTAAATTTAGAGTACTAATGTATTAATT contains:
- a CDS encoding sterol desaturase family protein; protein product: MNIYLEAFIKAFFNSVNWTWNSIIFNVPWYNNFFWGLIVISIAVWLLEIAFPWREEQAIFRKDFWLDGFYMFFNFFIFTIIISGVYGILEILFSKIGLTMASFQLIDLASLPVFLELLIFFLILDFVQWFTHVMLHRFEFLWRFHKVHHSVKEMGFAAHLRYHWMENVLYKPLKVFAVMLIGGFEPQQAFIIHFVAISIGHLNHANIKLTYGPLKYIFNNPVMHLYHHAYTLPKSHKHGVNFGISLSLWDYIFKTNYVPENSGKIKLGYSDDYKMPKSFLGQLFYGFRKKD
- the mgrA gene encoding L-glyceraldehyde 3-phosphate reductase — encoded protein: MQINDKSGVTEYKASQNRYNTMKYNRTGKSGVLLPAISLGLWHNFGFIDSLQNAREIMRCAFNLGITHFDLANNYGPPYGSAEENFGTIFKQDFKSYRDELFIATKAGFDMWPGPYGNWGSRKYLIASLDQSLKRMGLDYVDIFYHHRPDPDTPLEETMGALADIVRQGKALYVGISNYQPKETQEAAIILKNLNVPFILHQARYSIFDRWVENGLLDTLDKNGVGCIAFSPLAQGMLTDKYLKGIPAGSRASKNMSYLNSDTVNSNLEKIVKLNTIAQERGQKLSQMAIGWILRQPQVASVLLGASSANQLKENLKALDNLEFSTEELNLIDKIVS